One Candidatus Korarchaeum sp. DNA segment encodes these proteins:
- a CDS encoding cupin domain-containing protein gives MGVKRMNLSDEFWSGVKEHVLELLTGDILQSGVAVIKPGERYPPKGFSSHSESDELSFMISGTLKFCTDEEELVLRPGDLLLNPKGTPHYIENIGDEEVRVLWVLAPKIKL, from the coding sequence ATGGGAGTCAAGAGGATGAACCTGTCGGATGAGTTCTGGAGTGGGGTCAAGGAGCATGTGCTCGAGCTACTGACGGGTGATATACTGCAGTCCGGGGTGGCCGTGATAAAGCCTGGGGAGAGGTATCCTCCCAAGGGCTTCAGTTCGCACTCTGAGAGCGATGAGCTATCCTTCATGATATCCGGAACGCTTAAGTTCTGCACGGATGAGGAGGAGCTAGTGCTTAGGCCCGGAGACCTCCTGCTCAACCCCAAGGGGACACCTCACTACATCGAGAACATAGGGGATGAGGAGGTCAGGGTCCTCTGGGTTTTAGCACCGAAGATAAAGCTCTAA
- a CDS encoding hydantoinase B/oxoprolinase family protein: MSRDIVTIQIIKNVLSSIAKEMFYTTIRSAKSSIIYETYDFSPALLDAEGRLIAIGTGLPVFIDILPIMSRNMMKLLEEQGSRMEPGDIYLVNDPYIAGTHLNDVGLVMPLFYREKLMAIGAIRGHVNDVGGMNPGSWGPNATEIYQEGIIIPGVRLYRRGELNIDVLRLVLRNSRIPDYVHGDIEALAAALRYAQRRIVDLCDKYGADTVREAMEDKLSEGRVLARKNLQKLPKGEYFAEEHIEKYEGMDEDIRITVRVKITEDEFIADFTENPPQVRAPINTTLPGTYASATIAFVAVTDPHVSVSEGYFDPVKVIAPEGTIFNAVPPAATSCYWETMFYAVDLIWKALAPHIPERLTAGHFLSVVAETLSMIDPRDKKYKILVEPNPGGWGAAIDRDGESVLVASADGETYAHPAEVIEREYPIRVECMRLNLEDGVGHGRFRGGFGMRKDYRILAEGAELVCSINRISYPPWGVDGGLPGSCNHIVVLRDDKVIWDGGRAFNMRLLKGDIVSIRSGGGGGWGRPLERDPKLVQWDVLNRYVTVQQAREIYGVVINPETLEVDFEATERLRKEMRERGC, translated from the coding sequence ATGAGTAGGGATATTGTTACGATTCAAATAATAAAGAATGTCCTTTCGAGCATCGCTAAGGAGATGTTCTACACCACCATAAGGTCAGCTAAAAGCAGCATAATATACGAGACTTACGACTTCTCACCCGCTCTCCTCGATGCGGAGGGAAGACTGATAGCGATAGGGACAGGGCTTCCGGTCTTCATAGATATACTCCCGATAATGTCAAGGAACATGATGAAACTACTGGAGGAGCAAGGCTCTAGAATGGAGCCTGGTGACATCTACTTAGTGAACGATCCCTATATAGCTGGTACCCACCTGAACGACGTCGGCTTAGTGATGCCCCTATTCTACAGGGAGAAGCTCATGGCTATAGGTGCGATAAGAGGGCATGTGAACGATGTTGGAGGCATGAACCCGGGTAGCTGGGGTCCAAACGCGACAGAGATATATCAGGAGGGGATAATAATACCCGGCGTCCGCCTTTACAGGAGGGGCGAGCTCAATATAGATGTCCTGAGGCTGGTTCTACGAAATAGCAGGATACCTGATTACGTACATGGCGATATAGAAGCTCTGGCTGCAGCTCTGAGGTACGCTCAACGCAGGATAGTTGATCTCTGTGATAAGTACGGTGCTGATACAGTGAGAGAGGCTATGGAGGATAAACTCAGTGAGGGGAGGGTGCTAGCGAGGAAGAACCTCCAGAAGCTTCCCAAAGGGGAGTACTTCGCTGAGGAGCATATAGAGAAGTACGAGGGGATGGATGAGGACATAAGGATAACGGTTAGGGTGAAGATAACTGAGGATGAATTCATAGCAGATTTCACGGAGAACCCGCCGCAGGTCAGGGCTCCTATAAATACGACACTCCCAGGAACTTACGCTTCGGCTACGATAGCCTTCGTAGCGGTGACGGATCCTCACGTCTCAGTGAGCGAAGGCTACTTCGACCCCGTTAAAGTAATAGCTCCCGAAGGTACCATATTCAATGCCGTGCCTCCAGCAGCCACCAGTTGCTACTGGGAGACCATGTTCTATGCTGTAGACCTTATCTGGAAGGCTCTCGCTCCTCACATACCCGAGAGGCTCACCGCAGGGCACTTCCTATCAGTGGTAGCGGAGACACTGAGCATGATAGACCCCAGGGATAAGAAGTACAAGATCTTAGTTGAGCCGAACCCCGGAGGATGGGGAGCAGCTATCGATAGGGACGGTGAGTCCGTACTAGTGGCTTCAGCTGACGGTGAGACCTACGCGCACCCTGCTGAGGTGATAGAGAGGGAGTACCCCATAAGGGTCGAGTGCATGAGGCTCAACTTGGAGGATGGCGTGGGACATGGGAGGTTCAGAGGCGGGTTCGGTATGAGGAAGGACTACAGGATACTGGCTGAGGGAGCTGAGCTCGTCTGCTCGATAAACAGGATAAGCTACCCTCCGTGGGGGGTTGATGGTGGCTTACCCGGATCCTGCAATCACATCGTGGTCCTCAGGGATGATAAGGTCATCTGGGACGGTGGGAGAGCGTTCAATATGAGGTTACTGAAGGGTGATATCGTGAGCATAAGGAGCGGGGGAGGTGGGGGCTGGGGGAGGCCCCTCGAAAGGGATCCGAAGCTCGTTCAATGGGATGTCTTGAACCGTTACGTAACGGTTCAGCAGGCTAGGGAGATATACGGGGTTGTGATAAATCCCGAGACGCTAGAAGTGGACTTCGAAGCTACTGAGAGGCTAAGAAAGGAGATGAGGGAGAGAGGGTGTTGA